The DNA sequence GCATATGCCGTCGCTCGTGGACATCTCGGTGCGCAGCGAGCCGGTCCACTTCGGCGTCCACCTGCTCGTGTTCACGTCATCGCTCGTCATGTGGACGCCCGTACTCTCCCCGATCATCGAGCTCCCAGCGCTCTCGTACCCCGGCCGGTGCTTCTACCTGTTCCTGCAGTCGTTGGTGCCGACGGTGCCGGCCTCCTTCCTCACCTTCGGCGACGGCGTCATCTACCGCTTCTACGAGACGACGCCGCGCATCATCGCGCTGTCCCCCCTCGACGACCAGCGGACGGCCGGGCTGATCATGAAGCTCGGCGGAGGGTTCCTGCTCTGGGGGGTCATCACCGTGCTGTTCTTCAAGTGGTTCACGGCCGAGCAGAGGGACGGGTGGGACGCCCTCTCGTACCGCGACGTCGAGGCCACGGTCCGGACCCGGATCATGAGCGGAGGTAGGAACGAGACATGAACCCACAGTTCAGGGACCGCGTGCTGCTGCCGATCGCCGTGATCCTGGCGGCGTTCGTGCTCATCGAGATCCTGGCGTTCAGCCTCTCCAGGGTCTTCCTGGCGGTCAGCCACGACCTCGGACACAACCAGACGGCCGTCCTCGCCCTGGCCGTGGCCATCGGCGTGCTCGTCCTCTGTGCCCTGGTGGCGGCGCGGCCGCGCATCTCGTCGGGGACCCTCACCGCGCTGTGCGTGGTCGGGTTCCTGGCCGTCGTCGGAGCGGGCGTGGCGATGATGGGCAAGGCGGACGCCCCGGGCGGGGGACATGGTCCGGCCGCGGAGCACGGCTCCTCCGAGAACCTCGACGAGGTACAGCCGCAGGTCAGCAGCCCGGCCGCGCACTGACGCGAGAGCGCGCCCGGCAGGATTCGAACCTGCGACTTCTGGCTCCGGAGGCCAGCGCTCTATCCACTGAGCTACGGGCGCACGCGTAACAGACTATCGGGTCGAACCGACCGCGCGGACTCCCACGGAGAGCGGGGCTCTACTAGGCTGGACGCCCTATGGCCCGCATCCTCGTGGTCGACGACGACCCCATGATCGTCAAGCTGCTGCGCCTCAACCTCGAGATGGAGGGTTTCGAGGTGATCGAGGCGGGCGACGGCAAGGCCGCGCTGGAGGCCGTCTCCAAGCACCAGCCCGACCTGGTGGTCTGCGACGTGATGATGCCCAACCTCAACGGGCTGGAGGTCGTCGCCCGGCTGCGCAAGGACGGGGCCCACCCGGACCTCCCCGTCGTGCTCCTCAGCGCGAAGGCCCAGGCGATGGACGTCCAGCACGGCCTGGGCGCAGGGGCCGACGAGTACCTCACGAAGCCGTTCGACCCCGACGACCTGATCGCCGTCGTCCACCGCCTCCTCGAGCGCAGCCAGGGCGAAGGGCCGTCGTGATCGAGCGGGAGATCCACGAGCTGGTCTCCGAGGCGATCACCGAGGCATCGAGAGCCGGTGACCTCGGGCCGGTCCCCGACGTGATCGCGTTCGACGTGTCGCGTCCGAAGCAGAGGGACCACGGGGACTGGGCCGTGAACGCGGCCCTGCGGCTCGCGAAGGCCTTGTCCCGTCCGCCGCGCGAGATCGCGGAGGCGATCGTCGCCCACCTCCCGCGGCGGGAGTGGGTTCGGGCGGCCGAGGTGGCCGGTCCGGGGTTCGTGAACATCACGCTCTCGCACCACTGGCTGCACGAGGCGTGCCGGAGCGCTCGTCGGATGGGAGAGAGGTGGGGTTCGTCGGACACGGGGGCGGGGGCGAGCATGAACGTCGAGTTCGTCTCGATCAACCCCACCGGCCCCCTGCACATCGGCTCGGCCCGCAACGCGGCTATCGGCGACTCCATCGCCCGGCTGCTCGACTTCCAGGGCCACCGGGTTACGCGGGAGTACTACTTCAACGACGCGGGGAGCCAGATGGTGAACTTCGGGCTCTCGGTGGCCGCGCGGTACCTGGAGCTCCTCGGACGGGAGGCGTCCCTGCCGGAGGACGGGTACCACGGGGCCTACGTGATCGACCTGGCCCGACAGATCCTGTCGTCCGAGGGCGACAGGTACGCGGACCTCCCCCTCTACGAGCTCGGGGAGACGA is a window from the Actinomycetota bacterium genome containing:
- a CDS encoding cytochrome c oxidase assembly protein — encoded protein: MTLAQAASAGLDWHPHLEVWAIVGGAALAYRYAVRTLGPRYAPPGEQVVTRRHVTWFTLGLATLWLASDWPVHELAEGYLYSVHMVQHMLISLVAPPLLMMGMPAWMWRLVLGSGRLLGLVRRITRPLLALVVYNAVLVLTHMPSLVDISVRSEPVHFGVHLLVFTSSLVMWTPVLSPIIELPALSYPGRCFYLFLQSLVPTVPASFLTFGDGVIYRFYETTPRIIALSPLDDQRTAGLIMKLGGGFLLWGVITVLFFKWFTAEQRDGWDALSYRDVEATVRTRIMSGGRNET
- a CDS encoding response regulator, which translates into the protein MARILVVDDDPMIVKLLRLNLEMEGFEVIEAGDGKAALEAVSKHQPDLVVCDVMMPNLNGLEVVARLRKDGAHPDLPVVLLSAKAQAMDVQHGLGAGADEYLTKPFDPDDLIAVVHRLLERSQGEGPS